One window of Pseudomonas urmiensis genomic DNA carries:
- the leuS gene encoding leucine--tRNA ligase, which yields MHEQYTPREVEAAAQKSWDEQQSFAVTEQPGKDTYYCLSMFPYPSGKLHMGHVRNYTIGDVIARYQRMLGKNVLQPMGWDAFGMPAENAAMKNNVAPAKWTYENIDYMKTQLKSLGLAIDWSREVTTCKPDYYRWEQWLFTRLFEKGVIYRKNGTVNWDPADQTVLANEQVIDGRGWRSGALIEKREIPMYYFRITDYADELLESLDELPGWPEQVKTMQRNWIGKSRGMEVQFPYDQASIGHEGTLKVFTTRPDTLMGATYVAVAAEHPLATQAAQGNPALQAFIDECKSGSVAEADMATQEKKGMPTSLFVEHPLTGEKLPVWVANYVLMHYGDGAVMAVPAHDERDFEFAHKYNLPVKAVIRTSAGDEVSSEWQAAYGEHGQLINSGEFDGLDFQGAFDAIEAALIRKELGKSRTQFRLRDWGISRQRYWGCPIPIIHCPSCGDVPVPEDQLPVTLPENVVPDGAGSPLARMPEFYECSCPKCGTAAKRETDTMDTFVESSWYFARYASPNYDQGLVDTKAANHWLPVDQYIGGIEHAILHLLYARFFHKLMRDEGLVTSNEPFKNLLTQGMVVAETYYRVASNGGKDWFNPADVEIERDAKAKIIGARLKTDGLPVEIGGTEKMSKSKNNGVDPQSMIDAYGADTCRLFMMFASPPDMSLEWSDSGVEGASRFLRRVWRLAQAHVSQGLPGQLDIAALDDAQKGIRRSIHAAIKQASTDVGQYHKFNTAIAQVMTVMNVLEKAPQATAQDRALLQEGLEAVTLLLAPITPHISHELWKALGHSQSVIDAAWPSVDEAALVQDTVTLVVQVNGKLRGQVEMPAAASREEVEAAARNNENVLRFTDGLTIRKVIVVPGKLVNIVAN from the coding sequence ATGCACGAACAATACACGCCCCGTGAAGTAGAAGCCGCCGCCCAGAAATCCTGGGACGAGCAACAATCGTTCGCTGTTACCGAACAGCCAGGCAAAGACACCTACTATTGCCTATCGATGTTCCCGTACCCGAGCGGCAAGCTACACATGGGCCACGTGCGCAACTACACCATTGGCGACGTGATCGCCCGTTACCAGCGCATGCTCGGCAAAAACGTCCTGCAGCCAATGGGCTGGGACGCCTTCGGTATGCCTGCGGAAAACGCGGCGATGAAAAACAACGTCGCCCCGGCCAAGTGGACCTACGAAAACATCGACTACATGAAGACCCAGCTCAAGAGCCTGGGCCTGGCCATCGACTGGTCGCGTGAAGTCACCACCTGCAAGCCCGACTACTACCGTTGGGAGCAGTGGCTGTTCACCCGCCTGTTCGAAAAAGGCGTCATCTACCGCAAGAACGGCACCGTCAACTGGGACCCTGCCGATCAGACCGTACTGGCCAACGAACAGGTCATCGACGGCCGCGGCTGGCGTTCCGGCGCGCTGATCGAAAAGCGCGAAATCCCGATGTACTACTTCCGTATCACCGACTACGCCGACGAGCTGCTGGAAAGCCTCGACGAGCTGCCGGGCTGGCCTGAGCAGGTCAAGACCATGCAGCGCAACTGGATCGGCAAGTCGCGCGGCATGGAAGTGCAGTTCCCCTATGACCAGGCCAGCATCGGTCATGAGGGCACGCTGAAGGTCTTCACTACACGTCCTGACACCCTGATGGGCGCCACCTACGTCGCAGTCGCCGCCGAGCACCCGCTGGCCACCCAGGCCGCCCAGGGCAACCCGGCGTTGCAGGCGTTCATCGACGAATGCAAGAGCGGCAGTGTCGCCGAGGCCGACATGGCCACCCAGGAGAAGAAGGGCATGCCCACTTCCCTGTTCGTCGAGCACCCGCTGACTGGCGAGAAGTTGCCAGTGTGGGTCGCCAACTACGTGCTGATGCACTACGGCGACGGCGCGGTCATGGCCGTACCTGCCCACGATGAGCGTGATTTCGAGTTCGCCCACAAGTACAACCTGCCGGTCAAGGCTGTGATCCGTACCAGCGCCGGTGACGAAGTGTCCAGCGAATGGCAAGCCGCCTACGGCGAGCATGGCCAGCTGATCAACTCCGGCGAGTTCGACGGCCTGGACTTCCAGGGCGCCTTCGACGCCATCGAAGCCGCGCTGATCCGCAAGGAGCTGGGCAAATCGCGCACTCAGTTCCGTCTGCGCGACTGGGGTATCAGCCGCCAGCGCTACTGGGGCTGCCCGATCCCGATCATCCACTGCCCGTCCTGCGGCGACGTACCGGTGCCGGAAGATCAACTGCCGGTGACCCTGCCGGAGAACGTGGTACCGGACGGCGCCGGTTCGCCGCTGGCGCGCATGCCTGAGTTCTACGAGTGCAGCTGCCCGAAATGCGGCACTGCGGCCAAGCGCGAAACCGACACCATGGACACCTTCGTCGAGTCGTCCTGGTACTTCGCCCGCTACGCCTCGCCGAACTACGACCAGGGCCTGGTCGATACGAAAGCGGCCAACCACTGGCTGCCGGTCGATCAGTACATCGGCGGTATCGAACACGCCATCCTGCACCTGCTGTACGCGCGTTTCTTCCACAAGCTGATGCGCGACGAAGGCCTGGTCACCTCGAACGAGCCGTTCAAGAACCTGCTGACCCAGGGCATGGTGGTCGCCGAGACCTACTACCGCGTTGCCAGCAACGGCGGCAAGGACTGGTTCAACCCGGCCGACGTGGAAATCGAGCGTGATGCCAAGGCCAAGATCATTGGCGCGCGTCTGAAGACCGACGGCCTGCCGGTAGAAATCGGCGGCACCGAGAAGATGTCCAAGTCGAAGAACAACGGCGTCGACCCGCAGTCGATGATCGATGCCTACGGCGCCGACACCTGCCGTCTGTTCATGATGTTCGCCTCGCCGCCCGACATGAGCCTGGAGTGGTCCGACTCCGGCGTCGAAGGTGCCAGCCGCTTCCTGCGTCGCGTTTGGCGCTTGGCCCAGGCACACGTTAGCCAAGGCCTGCCGGGCCAGCTCGACATCGCCGCCCTGGATGACGCGCAAAAAGGCATTCGCCGCTCGATCCACGCAGCCATCAAGCAGGCCAGCACCGATGTCGGCCAATACCACAAGTTCAACACCGCCATCGCCCAGGTGATGACCGTGATGAACGTGCTGGAGAAGGCTCCACAAGCCACCGCGCAGGACCGTGCCCTGCTCCAGGAAGGTCTGGAAGCGGTCACCCTGCTGCTGGCGCCGATCACCCCGCACATCAGCCACGAGCTGTGGAAAGCGCTGGGTCACAGCCAGTCGGTGATCGATGCCGCCTGGCCGAGCGTCGACGAAGCCGCCCTGGTACAAGACACCGTGACCCTGGTGGTCCAGGTCAACGGCAAGCTGCGTGGTCAGGTTGAAATGCCTGCCGCCGCCAGCCGCGAGGAAGTCGAGGCAGCCGCCCGCAACAACGAAAACGTCCTGCGCTTCACCGACGGCCTGACAATCCGCAAGGTCATCGTGGTTCCGGGCAAGCTGGTCAACATCGTCGCCAACTGA
- the lptE gene encoding LPS-assembly lipoprotein LptE: MIKRNLLVMGLAVMLSACGFQLRGTGTSELAIKELDVSARNAYGETVTQLRQVLQRSGVDVHTGAPYRLVLTDEKETQRAATYSGGNRSAEYELTTVLDYSILGLNNVPLLSDKLEVRKIYVHDGDNITGSDQEGIQTREELRRDLVQGMVVRLQMLTPAQLDQLQQEADERAKAEAEAAAAAQRYRDETPQQSPLEIPGT; this comes from the coding sequence ATGATCAAACGCAATCTGCTGGTAATGGGCCTGGCTGTCATGCTCAGCGCCTGTGGTTTCCAGCTGCGCGGCACTGGCACCAGCGAACTGGCGATCAAAGAGCTGGACGTCAGTGCCCGCAACGCCTACGGCGAAACCGTCACTCAACTGCGCCAGGTGCTGCAGCGTAGCGGCGTCGACGTGCACACCGGCGCTCCTTACCGCCTGGTGCTGACCGATGAGAAAGAAACTCAGCGCGCCGCCACCTACAGCGGCGGCAACCGTTCGGCCGAGTACGAGCTGACCACCGTGCTCGACTACAGCATTCTTGGCCTGAACAACGTGCCGCTGCTCAGCGACAAGCTGGAAGTGCGCAAGATCTACGTGCATGACGGCGACAACATCACCGGCTCCGACCAGGAAGGCATCCAGACTCGCGAAGAACTGCGTCGCGACCTGGTGCAAGGCATGGTCGTGCGCCTGCAGATGCTGACCCCCGCCCAGCTTGACCAGTTGCAGCAGGAGGCCGACGAGCGCGCCAAGGCTGAAGCCGAAGCCGCCGCTGCCGCCCAGCGCTATCGCGATGAAACACCGCAACAGTCCCCTCTGGAAATCCCGGGCACTTAA
- the ybeY gene encoding rRNA maturation RNase YbeY, which produces MLELDLQRATDAAAPDDAAFRRWCELALRQRSADSEMTIRLVDEAEGRELNHTYRHKDYATNVLSFPADVPDELLDIPLLGDLVICVPVVEREAAEQGKALEAHWAHLVIHGCLHLLGYDHIEDDEAEEMEALERTLLAELGHPDPYADDELPHHDICKEHE; this is translated from the coding sequence ATGCTTGAACTCGACCTGCAACGGGCCACGGATGCCGCCGCCCCTGATGACGCCGCCTTCCGCCGCTGGTGCGAACTGGCCCTGCGCCAGCGCAGCGCCGACTCGGAAATGACCATCCGTCTGGTCGATGAAGCCGAAGGTCGTGAGCTCAATCACACCTATCGTCACAAAGACTACGCGACCAATGTGCTTTCCTTCCCTGCCGACGTGCCGGACGAGCTGCTCGACATTCCGCTGCTGGGCGACCTGGTGATCTGCGTGCCAGTGGTCGAGCGCGAAGCGGCCGAACAGGGCAAGGCGCTTGAAGCGCATTGGGCGCACCTGGTCATTCACGGCTGCCTGCACCTGCTCGGCTACGATCACATCGAAGATGATGAAGCCGAGGAAATGGAAGCACTGGAACGAACATTGCTGGCCGAACTGGGTCACCCGGACCCCTACGCCGACGACGAACTCCCTCACCACGATATCTGCAAGGAACACGAGTAA
- a CDS encoding YdcF family protein, whose product MPIRYFIKQWLLPPGLLFLLLLAAWWLRKRRPRLALACFVLGLGGLWSMSLPWVVEHAARQLETEQALSLEQWSGLAARADAIVVLGAGRERGDPAWGGQDQPTGTALERMRYAAQLAKASGLPVLISGGLHYGTPPSEAQLMADRLRDDFGVQVKWKEEGSRTTWENAQMSAQVLQPLGIRRVVVVTQAWHMQRSRWSFERAGFEVVAAPVGFLGQDHARPFAGLLPDSRAVWQSGQLLNEAVGLVGYRLFY is encoded by the coding sequence GTGCCGATTCGTTACTTCATCAAACAATGGTTGTTGCCCCCAGGATTACTGTTCCTGTTGCTGCTGGCTGCCTGGTGGCTGCGCAAGCGGCGGCCGCGCCTGGCGTTGGCCTGTTTCGTACTGGGCCTGGGCGGTTTGTGGTCGATGAGCTTGCCGTGGGTGGTGGAGCACGCTGCGCGGCAGTTGGAAACCGAACAGGCGTTGAGCCTTGAGCAGTGGTCCGGGCTGGCCGCACGCGCCGATGCGATCGTGGTGCTCGGGGCGGGGCGTGAGCGCGGTGATCCGGCTTGGGGGGGGCAGGACCAGCCCACCGGCACCGCGTTGGAACGCATGCGCTATGCCGCGCAATTGGCCAAGGCTTCGGGCCTACCGGTGCTGATCAGTGGCGGGCTGCATTATGGTACGCCGCCGAGTGAGGCGCAGTTGATGGCCGATCGGCTGCGCGATGACTTTGGCGTGCAGGTCAAGTGGAAGGAAGAGGGCAGCCGCACTACCTGGGAAAACGCCCAGATGAGCGCGCAAGTGTTGCAGCCGCTGGGTATTCGCCGGGTGGTGGTGGTGACTCAGGCCTGGCACATGCAGCGTTCGCGTTGGAGCTTCGAGCGGGCGGGGTTTGAGGTGGTGGCGGCGCCGGTGGGGTTCCTGGGCCAGGATCATGCGCGGCCGTTTGCCGGGCTGCTGCCTGATAGCCGGGCGGTTTGGCAGAGCGGGCAGTTGCTCAATGAGGCGGTGGGGTTGGTTGGGTATCGATTGTTCTACTGA
- the lnt gene encoding apolipoprotein N-acyltransferase: MRWITRPGWPGNLLAMAAGASTLLALSPFDFWPLALLALGLFYAGLRELSPRQAMARGWCFGFGLYGAGTSWIYVSMNTYGGASPLLAIVLLVAFFAAIAWFFALPAWLWARWLRRNEAPLADALCFAALWLLQEAFRGWFLTGFPWLYSGYSQLDGPLAGLAPLGGVWLISFALALTAALLCNLHRLRARRSFLAIGVLLLVGPWILGIALKNHAWTRPAGEPLTVAAVQGNVEQDLKWDPAHINAQLALYRDMSFTSKPVDLLIWPETAVPVLKDQAQGYIDMMGGFAAERHSALITGVPVREIVHKQRRYYNGITVAGEGDGTYLKQKLVPFGEYVPLQDMLRGAIEFFNLPMSDFARGPEDQALLQAKGYQIAPYICYEVVYPEFAASLAARSDLLLTISNDTWFGTSIGPLQHLQMAQMRALEAGRWMIRATNNGVTALIDPFGKITAQIPQFQQAILYGEVVPMQQLTPYLQWRSWPLAILCAVLMGWALLAGRIAKTV, encoded by the coding sequence ATGCGCTGGATCACCCGCCCCGGCTGGCCCGGTAACCTGCTGGCCATGGCGGCCGGCGCGTCTACCCTGCTGGCCCTGTCGCCGTTTGACTTCTGGCCACTGGCCTTGCTCGCCTTGGGCCTGTTCTACGCCGGCCTGCGCGAGCTGAGCCCACGCCAGGCCATGGCCCGTGGCTGGTGCTTCGGCTTCGGCCTGTATGGCGCCGGCACCAGCTGGATCTACGTCAGCATGAACACCTACGGCGGCGCCTCGCCGCTGCTGGCGATCGTGCTGTTGGTGGCGTTTTTTGCAGCCATTGCCTGGTTCTTCGCTCTGCCCGCCTGGCTCTGGGCGCGCTGGCTGCGCCGTAACGAGGCGCCGCTGGCCGATGCCTTGTGCTTCGCGGCCCTGTGGCTGCTGCAGGAGGCCTTCCGTGGCTGGTTCCTGACCGGTTTCCCCTGGCTGTACTCCGGCTACAGCCAGCTGGACGGGCCATTGGCCGGCCTGGCCCCGCTGGGCGGCGTATGGTTGATCTCGTTTGCCCTGGCCTTGACGGCAGCGCTGCTGTGCAACCTGCACCGCCTGCGCGCGCGGCGGTCGTTCTTGGCCATTGGCGTGCTGTTGCTGGTCGGCCCATGGATTCTCGGCATTGCCCTGAAGAACCACGCCTGGACCCGCCCGGCGGGCGAGCCGCTCACGGTCGCGGCAGTGCAAGGCAATGTCGAGCAAGACCTGAAATGGGACCCCGCCCACATCAATGCCCAGCTGGCGCTGTACCGCGACATGAGCTTCACCTCCAAGCCGGTTGACTTGTTGATCTGGCCGGAAACCGCAGTACCGGTGCTCAAGGACCAGGCCCAGGGCTACATCGACATGATGGGCGGGTTCGCCGCCGAGCGGCATTCGGCGCTGATCACCGGGGTGCCGGTGCGGGAAATCGTCCACAAGCAGCGCCGCTACTACAACGGCATCACTGTGGCCGGTGAAGGCGACGGCACTTATCTGAAGCAGAAACTGGTGCCGTTTGGCGAGTACGTGCCGCTGCAAGACATGCTGCGTGGGGCGATCGAGTTCTTCAACCTGCCGATGTCGGACTTCGCCCGCGGCCCTGAAGACCAGGCGCTGTTGCAAGCCAAGGGCTACCAGATCGCCCCGTATATCTGCTACGAAGTGGTCTATCCCGAGTTCGCCGCCAGCCTGGCCGCCCGCAGCGACCTGCTGCTGACCATCAGCAACGACACCTGGTTCGGCACCTCGATCGGCCCATTGCAGCACTTGCAGATGGCGCAGATGCGCGCGCTGGAGGCTGGCCGCTGGATGATCCGCGCGACCAACAACGGCGTCACCGCGCTGATCGACCCGTTTGGCAAGATCACCGCGCAGATCCCGCAATTCCAGCAGGCGATCCTGTATGGCGAAGTGGTGCCGATGCAGCAGCTCACGCCTTATCTGCAATGGCGCTCTTGGCCGTTGGCGATTCTCTGCGCAGTGCTGATGGGGTGGGCGCTACTGGCCGGGCGCATTGCCAAGACCGTTTGA
- a CDS encoding tetratricopeptide repeat protein, with amino-acid sequence MNRAGRALTLGCLLLLQPLLALAEGGNSLLIPATGRCTLSAQPEDLQTAVKACEQTAEAGDAQAQYELGEFYYTGSGDQAPRDLNKALNWFQKASLQGHAQAQYRLGSMFFHGEGVKANNVQAYILLKMAAVNGAEDALDMADEVTEQMPRDELEHATQVLGQIFRKYLLELQNAEGRSPFSPLP; translated from the coding sequence ATGAACCGCGCCGGCCGCGCCCTTACCCTGGGCTGCCTGTTGCTTCTTCAGCCCCTGCTGGCCCTGGCGGAGGGCGGTAACTCGTTGCTGATTCCAGCGACGGGGCGTTGCACCCTGAGCGCTCAACCCGAAGACCTGCAAACCGCCGTCAAGGCCTGTGAGCAAACCGCCGAGGCTGGGGATGCCCAGGCGCAGTACGAGCTGGGTGAGTTCTACTACACCGGCAGCGGCGATCAGGCCCCGCGTGATCTGAACAAAGCGCTCAACTGGTTCCAGAAAGCCTCGCTGCAAGGCCACGCACAAGCCCAGTACCGCCTCGGCTCGATGTTCTTCCATGGTGAAGGGGTCAAGGCCAACAACGTACAGGCCTATATCCTGCTGAAGATGGCTGCGGTCAACGGCGCTGAAGACGCGCTGGACATGGCCGACGAAGTCACCGAGCAGATGCCCCGCGACGAACTCGAGCATGCCACCCAGGTGCTGGGGCAGATCTTCCGCAAATACCTGCTCGAATTGCAGAACGCCGAAGGGCGCAGCCCCTTCTCTCCCCTGCCTTAA
- the hemL gene encoding glutamate-1-semialdehyde 2,1-aminomutase, producing the protein MSRSETLFAQAQKHIPGGVNSPVRAFKSVGGTPLFFKHAEGAYVVDEDDKRYVDYVGSWGPMILGHSHPDVLESVRKQLEHGLSYGAPTAMETEMADLVCSLVPSMEMVRMVSSGTEATMSAIRLARGYTGRDAIIKFEGCYHGHSDSLLVKAGSGLLTQGVPSSAGVPADFAKHTLTLPFNDIAAVEKTLADVGQTVACIIVEPVAGNMNCVPPAPGFLEGLREQCDKHGVVLIFDEVMTGFRVSLGGAQGHYGITPDLSTFGKIVGGGMPVGCFGGKRAIMECIAPLGPVYQAGTLSGNPLAMAAGLTTLKLISRPGFHDELSAFTSKLLDGLQQRADAAGVPFVTTQAGAMFGLYFTGADDIVTFEDVMASDVERFKRFFHLMLEGGVYLAPSAYEAGFTSIVHGETELKITLDAAERAFAKLK; encoded by the coding sequence ATGTCCCGTTCCGAAACCCTGTTCGCCCAAGCCCAGAAACACATCCCCGGTGGCGTCAACTCGCCCGTGCGTGCGTTCAAGAGCGTTGGCGGCACCCCGCTGTTCTTCAAGCACGCTGAAGGCGCCTACGTCGTCGATGAAGATGACAAGCGCTACGTCGACTACGTTGGCTCCTGGGGGCCGATGATCCTCGGCCACAGCCATCCTGACGTGCTGGAGTCGGTGCGCAAGCAGCTGGAGCACGGCCTGTCCTATGGCGCCCCGACCGCCATGGAAACCGAGATGGCCGACCTGGTCTGCTCGCTGGTGCCATCGATGGAAATGGTGCGCATGGTCAGCTCCGGCACCGAAGCGACCATGAGCGCGATCCGCCTGGCCCGTGGCTACACCGGTCGCGACGCCATTATCAAGTTCGAAGGCTGCTATCACGGCCACTCCGACAGCCTGCTGGTCAAGGCCGGATCCGGCCTGCTGACCCAGGGCGTGCCAAGCTCGGCCGGGGTGCCGGCAGACTTCGCCAAACACACCCTGACCCTGCCATTCAACGACATTGCCGCGGTCGAGAAGACCCTGGCCGACGTCGGTCAGACCGTCGCTTGCATCATCGTCGAGCCGGTTGCCGGCAACATGAACTGCGTGCCCCCGGCGCCGGGCTTCCTCGAAGGCCTGCGCGAGCAGTGCGACAAGCATGGCGTGGTGCTGATCTTCGACGAAGTGATGACCGGTTTCCGCGTCTCGCTCGGCGGCGCCCAAGGCCACTACGGCATCACCCCTGACCTGTCGACGTTCGGCAAGATCGTTGGCGGCGGCATGCCAGTGGGTTGCTTTGGCGGCAAGCGCGCGATCATGGAATGCATCGCCCCGCTGGGCCCGGTCTACCAGGCCGGCACCCTGTCGGGCAATCCGCTGGCCATGGCTGCCGGCCTGACTACCTTGAAACTGATCAGCCGCCCAGGCTTCCATGATGAGCTGAGCGCCTTCACCAGCAAGCTGCTGGACGGCCTGCAACAGCGCGCCGATGCCGCTGGCGTGCCGTTCGTCACCACTCAAGCGGGTGCGATGTTTGGCCTGTACTTCACCGGCGCCGATGACATCGTCACCTTCGAAGATGTGATGGCCAGCGATGTGGAACGCTTCAAGCGCTTCTTCCACCTGATGCTCGAAGGCGGCGTGTACTTGGCGCCGAGCGCCTACGAGGCAGGCTTCACCTCGATCGTGCATGGCGAGACCGAGCTGAAGATCACCCTCGATGCGGCTGAGCGGGCGTTTGCCAAGCTGAAGTAA
- a CDS encoding DUF1820 family protein, with amino-acid sequence MSKPEPAIYKVIFLNQGQVFEMYAKQIFQSDLWGFLEIEEFVFGERTQVVVDPSEEKLKAQFEGVIRSFVPMHSIVRIDEVERLGTAKISEAKNTGNVMPFPMPMPEK; translated from the coding sequence ATGAGCAAACCTGAGCCTGCCATCTATAAAGTCATCTTCCTCAACCAGGGGCAGGTGTTCGAAATGTACGCCAAGCAGATCTTCCAGAGCGATCTGTGGGGCTTTCTGGAAATCGAGGAGTTCGTCTTCGGTGAGCGCACCCAGGTGGTGGTAGACCCCAGCGAAGAGAAGCTCAAGGCGCAGTTCGAGGGGGTGATCCGCAGCTTCGTGCCGATGCATTCGATCGTGCGTATCGATGAGGTCGAGCGACTGGGTACGGCGAAGATCAGCGAAGCGAAGAACACCGGCAATGTCATGCCGTTCCCGATGCCGATGCCGGAGAAGTAA
- a CDS encoding PhoH family protein: protein MNAPIQPHRFILEPFEAHRFANLCGQFDEHLRLIEQRLAIEIRNRGNQFELLGEPKATSAAEQLLRRLYRETKATELSPETVHLYLQESAVEHIDNPAVNEVSVSLRTRKGNIRPRGLNQQRYVKEILANDINFGIGPAGTGKTYLAVACAVDALEREQVRRILLVRPAVEAGEKLGFLPGDLAQKIDPYLRPLYDALYEMLGFEHVAKLIERQVIEIAPLAYMRGRTLNNSFIILDESQNTTLEQMKMFLTRIGFGSTAVITGDITQVDLPRGTKSGLAHVIEVLKDVPGISFTHFQPKDVVRHPLVQRIVEAYDRFEGRQAQAEAPARDA from the coding sequence TTGAACGCACCCATACAACCTCATCGTTTCATCCTCGAACCTTTCGAGGCCCACCGTTTCGCCAACTTGTGCGGCCAGTTCGACGAGCACCTGCGCCTGATCGAGCAACGCCTGGCCATCGAGATCCGCAACCGCGGCAACCAGTTCGAACTGCTTGGCGAGCCCAAGGCCACCTCCGCCGCCGAGCAGCTGCTGCGCCGTCTCTATCGCGAGACCAAGGCCACCGAGCTGTCGCCGGAAACGGTCCACCTTTATCTACAGGAGTCGGCGGTCGAGCACATCGACAACCCGGCGGTCAATGAAGTCAGCGTCTCGCTGCGCACGCGCAAGGGCAACATCCGTCCGCGCGGCCTCAACCAGCAGCGCTACGTCAAAGAGATCCTGGCCAACGACATCAACTTCGGCATCGGCCCGGCCGGTACCGGCAAGACCTACCTTGCCGTTGCCTGCGCCGTCGACGCGCTGGAGCGCGAACAAGTGCGGCGCATCCTGTTGGTGCGCCCGGCGGTCGAGGCGGGCGAAAAGCTCGGCTTCCTGCCTGGCGACCTGGCGCAGAAGATCGACCCCTACCTGCGCCCGCTGTACGACGCCCTCTATGAGATGCTCGGCTTCGAACACGTCGCCAAGCTGATCGAGCGCCAGGTGATCGAGATCGCCCCGCTGGCCTACATGCGCGGACGCACCCTGAACAACAGCTTCATCATCCTCGACGAAAGCCAGAACACCACGCTCGAGCAGATGAAGATGTTCCTCACCCGCATCGGCTTCGGCTCCACCGCGGTGATCACCGGCGACATCACTCAGGTCGACCTGCCGCGCGGCACCAAGTCGGGTCTGGCGCACGTGATCGAGGTGCTCAAGGACGTGCCGGGCATCAGCTTTACCCATTTCCAGCCTAAAGACGTCGTGCGCCACCCGCTGGTGCAACGCATCGTCGAGGCCTATGACCGTTTCGAAGGCCGCCAGGCCCAGGCCGAGGCACCTGCCCGCGATGCTTGA
- the thiE gene encoding thiamine phosphate synthase codes for MKLRGLYAITDSQLLAGRFLSHVEAALEGGVRLLQYRDKSSDQAQRLREAEALKALCERYAAELIINDDAELAARLGVGLHLGQTDGPLTPARALLGRNAIIGSTCHAQLDLAAQAAAEGASYVAFGRFFNSVTKPGAPAASLELLEQARAQVKLPIAVIGGITLDNAAPLVAHGADLLAVIHGLFGADDAREVTRRARAFNALFAS; via the coding sequence ATGAAGCTACGCGGTCTGTACGCGATCACCGACAGCCAGCTGCTCGCCGGCCGGTTTTTGTCCCATGTCGAAGCGGCGCTCGAAGGCGGTGTCCGCCTGCTGCAGTACCGCGACAAGAGCAGCGACCAGGCCCAGCGCCTGCGTGAGGCCGAGGCGCTCAAAGCGCTGTGCGAGCGCTACGCCGCCGAGCTGATCATCAATGACGACGCCGAGCTTGCCGCGCGCCTGGGCGTTGGCCTGCACCTGGGGCAAACCGATGGGCCGCTGACACCCGCCCGGGCATTGCTTGGGCGCAATGCGATCATTGGCTCGACCTGCCACGCCCAGCTCGACCTGGCCGCGCAGGCCGCCGCTGAAGGCGCCAGCTATGTGGCCTTCGGCCGCTTCTTCAATTCCGTGACCAAGCCCGGCGCGCCGGCCGCCAGCCTCGAGCTGCTGGAGCAGGCCCGCGCCCAGGTGAAACTGCCGATCGCCGTGATCGGTGGCATCACCCTCGACAACGCCGCCCCGCTGGTCGCCCACGGCGCCGACCTGCTGGCGGTGATCCATGGCCTGTTTGGTGCCGACGACGCCCGGGAAGTAACCCGCCGCGCCCGCGCCTTCAACGCCCTGTTCGCTTCCTGA
- a CDS encoding HlyC/CorC family transporter, producing the protein MSEDRSSNGQKSWLGKLTQAFAHEPKNRQELLELLREAHQNKLLDSEALTIVEGAIQVADLQVRDIMVPRSQMISIKASQSPREFLPSVIDAAHSRYPVIGESHDDVLGILLAKDLLPLILKENGDSFNIKDLLRPATFVPESKRLNVLLREFRANHNHMAVVIDEYGGVAGLVTIEDVLEQIVGDIEDEHDVEEDSYIKPLPSGDFLVKALTPIENFNEFFDSEFSDDEFDTVGGLVMSAFGHLPKRNETTEIGAYRFRILNADSRRVHLLRLTPITR; encoded by the coding sequence ATGAGCGAAGACCGATCGAGCAACGGGCAAAAGTCCTGGCTGGGTAAACTGACCCAGGCTTTTGCCCATGAGCCGAAAAACCGCCAGGAGCTCCTCGAGCTGCTGCGCGAAGCCCATCAGAACAAGCTGCTCGACAGCGAAGCGCTGACCATCGTCGAAGGTGCCATCCAGGTCGCTGACCTGCAGGTGCGCGACATCATGGTGCCGCGCTCGCAGATGATCAGCATCAAGGCCAGCCAGTCGCCTCGTGAGTTCCTGCCGTCGGTGATCGACGCCGCCCACTCGCGCTACCCGGTGATTGGCGAAAGCCACGATGATGTGCTCGGGATCCTGCTGGCCAAGGACCTGCTGCCGCTGATCCTCAAGGAGAATGGCGACAGCTTCAACATCAAGGACCTGCTGCGTCCGGCCACTTTCGTGCCGGAATCCAAGCGCCTGAACGTGCTGCTGCGCGAGTTTCGCGCCAACCACAACCACATGGCCGTGGTCATCGACGAATACGGCGGTGTGGCAGGCCTGGTGACCATCGAAGACGTGCTTGAGCAGATCGTCGGCGACATCGAGGACGAACACGATGTCGAGGAAGACAGCTACATCAAGCCACTGCCCAGCGGCGATTTCCTGGTCAAGGCGCTGACGCCGATCGAGAACTTCAACGAGTTCTTCGACAGCGAGTTCTCTGACGATGAGTTCGACACCGTGGGCGGCTTGGTCATGAGTGCCTTCGGCCACCTGCCCAAACGCAATGAAACCACTGAGATCGGCGCCTACCGCTTCCGCATTCTCAACGCCGACAGCCGGCGTGTTCACTTGCTGCGCCTGACCCCGATTACCCGTTAA